The following coding sequences are from one Arachis hypogaea cultivar Tifrunner chromosome 7, arahy.Tifrunner.gnm2.J5K5, whole genome shotgun sequence window:
- the LOC112702663 gene encoding probable LRR receptor-like serine/threonine-protein kinase At1g06840, producing the protein MNLSKCEVVLFLWFCCYLLLATAQNGVTHPNEVKALRAIKNNLIDVNRNLSNWNQGDPCINRWTGVLCHDRRFNDGYFHVRELQLLRMNLSGKLAPEIGNFTYLEILDFMWNKISGTIPKEIGNIITLKLLLLNGNKLIGPLPEELGYLPNLIRMQIDQNNINGSIPSSFANLNACKHFHMNNNSLSGPIPPELSQLPNLFHLLLDTNNLTGTLPPDLSKMPRLKILQLDNNNFSGSTIPESYGDMSRLFKLSLRNCNLKGPIPDLSRIPNLYYIDLSHNQLNETIPTNQLSGNITTIVLSNNNLSGTIPLNFSNLPRLKKLSIANNKLSGNVPSSIWQNKTSSANESLIVDLQNNELNTISGSTTLPSNVTLQLGGNPLCKNNSFAKFCGSQGVTGGNGSSGINCPGEPCSSPYEYSVDCVCSAPLYVDYRLKSPGFGSDFPAFMSNFQTYLTDGLKVETNQLHITDYEWEEGPRLRMNLKVFPATVNNTTTNQKFNDSEYSRIRSTLTGWNISDSDLFGPYELMDLPAYSQVIVVSSGSGLSKGALAGIILGSIAVAVTLSAIVSLLILRIRLRDYRILSKRQHGGTRISIKIEGVRVFVFEELAAATNNFSESSQVGRGGYGKVYKGILADGTAVAIKRAQEGSLQGEREFLTEIQLLSRLHHRNLVSLIGYCDEEGEQMLVYEYMPNGTLRDHLSPYSRTPLNFTMRMKIALGSAKGLLYLHTEADPPIFHRDVKASNILLDSKFNAKVADFGLSRLAPVPDVEGVVPGHVSTVVKGTPGYLDPEYFLTRKLTDKSDVYSLGVVFLEIATGRAPISHGKNIIRQVTSDYQSGGLVAVMDERLGPCPSECVQPFLTLALKCCEDVPDDRPKMAEVVRELENIWSMIPESNGKVAEYVSSDSGTLFSSQPSSSIPFASVEISGSDLISGDIPTIKPR; encoded by the exons ATGAATCTTTCAAAGTGTGAAGTTGTTCTGTTCTTGTGGTTTTGCTGCTATTTGCTATTGGCTACTGCTCAGAATGGAGTCACTCACCCCAATGAAG TTAAGGCGTTGAGAGCCATAAAGAACAATTTGATTGATGTCAATAGAAATTTGAGTAATTGGAATCAAGGAGATCCGTGTATTAATAGATGGACAGGGGTTTTGTGTCACGACAGAAGATTTAACGATGGATATTTTCATGTTCGGGAACT gcAACTATTGAGAATGAACTTGTCTGGAAAATTGGCACCGGAGATTGGCAACTTCACTTATCTGGAAATATT GGATTTTATGTGGAACAAGATAAGTGGGACCATACCAAAAGAAATTGGCAACATCATTACCCTGAAACTCTT GCTCCTGAATGGAAATAAATTAATTGGTCCACTGCCAGAAGAGCTTGGCTATTTACCAAACTTGATCCGAATGCAAATTGATCAGAACAATATCAATGGATCTATACCTTCATCATTTGCAAACCTCAATGCCTGCAAGCACTT TCACATGAACAATAATTCACTTAGCGGCCCTATCCCGCCGGAGCTTTCCCAACTACCAAACCTTTTTCACCT GCTTCTTGACACAAACAACTTAACAGGAACACTTCCCCCTGATCTCTCTAAGATGCCACGCTTAAAGATTCT GCAGCTTGATAACAATAACTTTAGTGGAAGTACTATTCCCGAGTCTTATGGAGATATGTCACGTTTGTTCAAACT GAGCCTTAGGAACTGCAACTTGAAAGGACCAATTCCTGATTTGAGTAGGATACCAAACCTTTATTATAT TGATCTCAGTCACAATCAGCTGAATGAAACAATTCCTACAAATCAGCTTTCTGGGAATATCACAACCAT TGTGTTATCAAACAACAATCTCAGTGGAACTATTCcattaaatttttcaaatcttccaCGTCTTAAGAAATT ATCAATTGCAAACAATAAATTGAGTGGCAACGTTCCCTCCTCCATTTGGCAGAACAAGACTTCAAGTGCAAATGAAAGCCTTATTGT GGACTTGCAAAACAATGAGCTCAACACCATATCAGGAAGTACTACTCTTCCTTCAAATGTCACACTCCA GCTTGGGGGAAATCCTCTATGCAAAAATAACAGCTTTGCTAAGTTCTGTGGATCTCAAGGTGTAACCGGGGGGAATGGTAGCTCCGGCATTAACTGTCCCGGTGAACCATGCTCCTCTCCTTATGAGTACTCTGTGGACTGTGTCTGTTCAGCTCCATTGTATGTTGATTACAGATTGAAAAGTCCAGGATTTGGATCAGATTTCCCTGCATTCATGAGTAACTTTCAAACATACCTCACTGATGGATTGAAAGTTGAGACTAATCAGCTGCACATTACTGATTATGAATGGGAAGAAGGGCCTCGGTTGCGAATGAACTTGAAGGTTTTTCCTGCAACTGTTAACAACACCACAACTAATCAGAAGTTCAATGATAGCGAGTATTCGCGGATTAGAAGCACGTTGACAGGGTGGAATATTAGTGACAGTGACTTGTTTGGGCCTTATGAACTTATGGATCTTCCTGCTTATAGTCAGG TGATTGTGGTGTCTTCAGGTTCAGGGCTAAGCAAAGGTGCACTGGCTGGAATAATCTTAGGTTCAATTGCGGTAGCAGTTACATTATCTGCAATTGTTTCCCTTCTTATATTGAGAATCAGATTGAGAGATTACCGTATACTTTCCAAACGGCAACATGGTG GAACAAGGATCTCAATAAAAATTGAAGGTGTGAGggtatttgtttttgaagagttGGCAGCAGCAACTAATAATTTCAGTGAGTCTTCTCAAGTTGGACGCGGCGGGTATGGGAAGGTTTATAAAGGTATTCTTGCTGACGGCACTGCTGTCGCCATAAAACGTGCACAGGAAGGATCACTGCAAGGTGAGAGGGAGTTTCTTACAGAAATACAGTTGCTGTCGCGCCTGCATCACCGAAACCTTGTGTCTCTAATTGGATATTGTGATGAAGAGGGTGAACAG ATGCTGGTTTACGAATATATGCCGAACGGAACGCTAAGGGATCACCTCTCGC CTTATTCAAGAACACCTCTGAATTTTACAATGAGAATGAAGATTGCTCTAGGATCAGCTAAAGGTCTTTTGTATCTACACACAGAAGCTGATCCTCCAATATTCCACAGAGATGTCAAGGCCAGTAATATACTATTGGACTCTAAGTTCAATGCAAAGGTTGCTGATTTTGGACTTTCGCGACTCGCCCCGGTGCCAGATGTCGAAGGAGTTGTGCCTGGTCATGTATCTACAGTGGTAAAAGGGACCCCG GGTTACCTTGATCCGGAGTATTTCTTAACTCGCAAGTTAACAGACAAGAGTGATGTTTATAGTCTTGGTGTCGTGTTTCTGGAAATTGCAACCGGAAGGGCACCAATCTCCCATGGCAAAAACATTATAAgacag GTTACTTCGGATTACCAATCCGGCGGTCTAGTTGCAGTTATGGATGAACGCTTGGGGCCTTGTCCTTCAGAATGTGTGCAACCATTTTTGACATTGGCTCTAAAGTGTTGCGAAGACGTGCCAGACGATAGGCCTAAGATGGCAGAAGTGGTTAGAGAGCTTGAAAACATTTGGTCCATGATTCCTGAGTCTAATGGCAAAGTAGCTGAATATGTTAGCAGTGATTCAGGAACATTATTCAGTTCACAACCTTCATCATCCATCCCTTTTGCATCCGTAGAAATTTCTGGCAGTGATCTTATTAGTGGAGATATTCCAACCATCAAGCCAAGATAA
- the LOC140174300 gene encoding uncharacterized protein, translated as MIKTADTLFKLFAEVIEWVGSSNIVHMVTDNAANYVSSGKLIHEKYPNIFWSPCAAHCINLIFKDIASIPHIADLASRASKVTVIYDHKEHLQTLVVDKYFTSHKLSKSFNGKMVSSIILDSKFWDDCITTVMLVGPLIKLLRLVDADENPSLGIVYEGMQRAKIAIKTIFRNRKSAYTPYTSILKMWWDKHLKRDLHVAAYFLNPYFFYSEEFVAKANILRSLLDLFDIETLCDD; from the exons ATGATAAAAACTGCCGATACCTTGTTTAAATTGTTTGCTGAGGTTATTGAGTGGGTTGGGTCTAGTAACATTGTGCATATGGTTACTGATAATGCTGCAAATTATGTATCTTCTGGAAAATTGATTCATGAAaagtatccaaatattttttggtCTCCTTGTGCTGCTCACTGCATCAATCTTATTTTCAAAGACATAGCAAGTATTCCTCACATAGCTGACCTTGCCTCTCGTGCTTCAAAAGTGACTGT TATATACGATCATAAGGAACACTTGCAAACATTGGTGGTGGACAAATATTTCACTTCTCATAAATTATCCAAGAGTTTCAATGGGAAGATGGTTAGCTCAATTATCTTGGATAGTAAGTTTTGGGACGATTGTATTACTACTGTTATGCTTGTTGGTCCTCTTATTAAGTTATTGAGACTTGTTGATGCTGATGAGAACCCTTCTCTGGGTATCGTGTATGAGGGCATGCAAAGAGCCAAAATTGCTATCAAGACAATATTTAGAAATAGAAAATCTGCATACACACCTTATACAAGTATCTTGAAAATGTGGTGGGATAAGCATTTGAAGCGTGACCTCCATGTAGCAGCATACTTTTTGAATCCATATTTCTTCTATAGTGAGGAGTTTGTTGCGAAGGCAAATATCTTGAGGTCTTTGCTTGATTTATTTGATATTGAAACTCTTTGCGATGACTAA